Within Rothia sp. ZJ932, the genomic segment CCTACTCAAAGATATCCAGAGAAACGGCAATGAAGGTATCGGCAAGCCAGAGGCTCTACGCAATAACCTTTCGGGATATTGGTCAAGGAGAATCACGGATGAACACAGGCTTGTCTATAAAATTGTGGGTAGCTCAGTGCGGTACCACTATTCATAAAGTCTCGTAACGGATGCCCTATAACCGCATGGAGCGGCTCTAGCTGTCTACTCGGCACGGCTACACTTGTCACTATGTTCTTCACTATTTCCGCTGGAACCACCACTATTCATCCGCACCGACGCGGAAGTGTCCTTGAAGTGCTCGGTATTCCTTACGCCAGGGCACAGCGTTTTGAGTACCCGCAACCTGTTGCTTTCGAGAGTTTAGAGAGCACTTTTGATCCATCTCAGCCTGCACCGGCTGCGCCACAGTATGTGCGTGGCGGAGGGCAACCCGATATCCGTCAGTCGGTGCTCATCAGTGAAGACTGCCAAAACCTCTCTGTCATTATGCCCGATGACCTCAACCCCGGCGAGCAACTGCCGGTCATGGTGTACTTTCACGGCGGTTCCTATGTAGTCGGCAGTGGTGACGGTGCCCGTTATAACCCCGACAAACTCATCAATGAACACCGCGTCATTATGGTGCGCGTGACCTACCGCCTCGGTATTTTGGGTTTCCTCGGCGGCACCCCCGAGCGTCCCGCCAACCTGGGTCTGCTTGACGCGCGCGAAGCCCTACGCTGGATCAAAAAGAACATCTCCCTCTTTGGCGGAGATCCCGACAACATTACAGCCTTCGGTCAGTCAGCAGGTGGTGATTTGGTCTCTCGACTCCTCATCGCTGAAGGAGTTATTGACGAAGAACTGATACACCGGGCAATTATTCAAAGCGCACCCATTGACCTCATCATCGGCAAAGAGAAGATGGCAGGTGCCATGCTCACCGCTGTGAGCCAGAAACTACCGGTGGACGCGCCCCACGAGGAATACGGTGCGCTGGCTTATAAGATGCAGGTTCAAAATCCCTTCCGTTTTGGTCTGGAAAGGTCAATGATGGCGTTCGGCACTCAGCTGGGGCACTACCCGCTACCTGCCGCCCATGATCTTGACGCTGCCTACGAGAAGGTTGCGGCGCGCGTCCGTGTGCTCATCGGTTCGAACGAGCGAGAATCAGCCTACTTTCTTCCCCGGAAAGTACCCCGCTGGGCTTTCGTTGTCACTGAGCCTGTTATTAGAAACTTCTCCTGGCGCATGTACGCGGTCGCTGCCCAGCGTTTTGTGCGCCGTCACCGGGAATCAGGGGGAGAAGCCACCCGCTACTACCTGCGAACGGGTTTTCCCAGCCACCGCATGGCGTCCGTACACTGTGCTGAACTGGGGCTGCTCTTTGATAACCCGTCATGGAAAGGTTCTGATCTCTTTGGTGGCCTCTACCCGTGCGAACGCGAAGATCAAGCCCGCGCACTACGCAACATCTGGGCAACTTTCGCAAAAACAGGGAAGGTGCGCACCGATTTAGCGCAACAGGGAAGACTCGAATTCAGCTAAATACCGCCACCGTCATAGCTGCCGTACATCCAAAATGCGCCCCTACACACAGCAGGGTCTAGGGCAGGCACTTTCGGTGTGCAGCGCAGTAGAGGCGGGTACCTGGGAATAAACTGCCTGCTTAGGTTGCTGTACCTGCGACATACATACCGACCTAACGAGGCTATTTTCGTGGGATCACCCCTTTTTGAACCGTTCACCGTTCGCTCAATGACCACTCGTAACCGCCTGTGGGTGCCGCCGATGTGCCAGTACTCCGTTGATAAAGAAGACGGTATTCCCACCAGCTACCACACCCACCATTACAACGCATTATCGCGCGGTGGCGCAGGTGCAATTATTGTTGAGATGACGGGCATTGAACCTGCAGCACGTATTAGCCCCAACTGCTTGGGTCTGTGGAGCGACGAGCACACTGAGGTGCACAAAAACATTGTGGACGCTATTCACGCCGGTGGCGCTAAGGCGGGCGTTCAGATTGCCCATGCCGGTCGTAAGGCATCAAGCGTTCCAGAGCGTGTTTCGCGTGACGGCGGTTCTTTGAAGGAGGACGAGGGGGTTGGGAAACCTTTGCTCCTTCGGCTCTTGCTTACCCCGGTCTTAAGCAGCCAACCGCACTGACTATCGAGCGTATTGACGAACTGGTTGAAGCCTACGGTGCGGCTGCGGCGCGCGCTGTTGAAGCCGGTTATGACTTCCTCGAAATTCACGGCGCTCACGGTTACTTGCTCACCCAGTTCCTGTCACCGCTGTCAAACAAGCGCGCTGACGAATACGGTGGCTCGCTGGAAAACCGTGCCCGCATGATCCGCCGCGTAGCACGTGCCATGCGTGCGTCCATGCCTGAAGAGATGCCCCTGCTGGTGCGCCTGTCAGCTACCGAATACCTAGAGGGCGGCATTACCGTTGAAGAAACCGCCCAGGTTGCCAGCTGGTTGAAAGAAGACGGTGTTGATATGGCAGATATTTCAACCTCGGGCAACTACCCGGCTGAGATCCGCGTTTTCGCTGGTTACCAGTCGCACTTTGCAGCCCAGGTCAAGCACAATGCTCAGATTCCCGTCGCTGCTGTTGGCATGATTAACTCACCGAGACTAGCTGAGTATCTGGTCGGCTCTGAACAGGCTGATGTTGTATTGGTCGGACGCGAGGCCCTGCGTAACGCGTCCTTCGCCTTGGAATGGGCGCGGGAAATGAAAGAAAACGTTGACTACGCACCCGGTCAGTATGCCCGTGCCTGGAATACTCGGCGCTAGCCTCTAACCCAGCACCGAGAGTGCAAAAAGTGGCATATTTCACCTAAAACATGTCACCTTTTGCATTCTCGGTAATCAAGATAAGATGATGAAAAAAGATTACTGTGACTTTCATTTATTTTTTCATAGTGGATGTGTAAAGTTTTCAGTCTTGCAGGGGATAGAATATTTTTTCACCCGCTGTGATTTTTTATTGAAGAAACCTTGCGGTTGGCATGAAACAACAGAAGAACCGGTGGCACAGAGTAACGCTCAGGTGAGTCGCAAGACATGGGGAATAACGGTTACCGCTGATTCAGCGGTCTTCTGTTGAGGGCATGTTGCTTACAGGCAAAGATGATTGTGAAAAGTGAAAATGGTGGGCACTCCCATTGTGAACACTACTTTTGCCTTTCTTTTAATGGCTCTTCACTTCAATACTTTTCGAGAGGAACCCTTTTTTGTGACTATCAAGATTATTGCTATTGGCAAGAAGCACGAGAAGTGGGTGAGCGAGGGGATTGACCGCTATGAGAGCCGTTTGCGCAAGCCGTGGGATATCACCTGGACCTACCTACCGCATTCTTCACTTGCCGAAGAGCAGGCGCGGGCTGAAGAGTCGAAACGTATTCTCGATAAGGTCAGCAACGGTGACTACCTCATTCTCTTAGACGAGCGGGGTAAAAATTTGAGCTCACCAGAATTATCAGCTCTGCTCAACAGTTACTTGGGTTTCAAACAGATTATCATCGTGATCGGTGGCGCTTACGGTGTTGATGACTCTGTGCGCCAGCGCGCTAACACGGTGTGGAGCCTGTCGAAGCTGGTTTTCCCGCATCAGTTGGTGCGTCTGATTCTGACGGAGCAGATTTACCGGGCAGGCGAGATCGCTCATAACCGCCCTTACCACCACGTATAGACTCTTGAACGGGCAGTTGGCTGCGCTTGCTTTAGACTGTTGGTATGTCTGAAAACCTCGCTGGTGAAAACGCTGCCGTTACTGTTGATGATTTCGAGTTGCCCGGTGTTCCTGACGCCTTTCAGCGTTTGTGGACCCCACACCGTCGTGCCTACGTGAAAACCGGTCAGCAGGATTACACGGTACATTCCTGCCCGTTTTGTGCTGCCCCAGAGCGTACCGATGAAGAATCGCTCATTGTGTACCGCGGCGAGCACGCCTACGTGGTTTTGAATCTTTACCCCTATAACCCAGGGCATTTGTTGGTGTGCCCGTATCGCCACATTCCAAACTATGACAATGCCAGCGCTGAGGAGACTGCCGAGATCGCGGCTCTCACCCAGCGCGCCATGAAGGTCATGCGCGGGGTCTCTAAAGCTGACGGTTTTAATATCGGCATGAATCAGGGCAAGGTTGGCGGCGCTGGAGTCGCAGCCCACCTGCATCAGCATGTTTTGCCTAGGTGGTCTGGTGACACCAACTTCTTGCCCATCATTGCGGGTACCAAAACCATGACCCAGACTCTGGATGAGATCCGTACCCTGCTTGCTGAGGGCTGGGCTGACGAGTCTTAGTTTTTAAAAGAGTGAGGATTGGCTCAGCGGCTGTTCGCTCGGTTGGTGGTGGGGTAGAAGTGCCCGGTTGCTGAGCTCTGTGAGGTTAACTAAAAAGGGCAGAGCCGGGTCACCGTGATGAACGGTCAAGAATTTCCCCGTGGCACCGCTGACGTAGAAACCACACTCACGATCTACCAGCGTAGGTAGCGCATTGAGCCATCCGGCTTTGAGAGCTGAATAGGTGCTTTCCATCGCCGAGGAGGGCTGCCACGGTTGGTCAATAATCTGATCCTCAGTGATGAAGTCTTCAAAGAGAGCGGCTTCTTGCAGGCTCCAACGGGCGAGCGCGACGGCTTGTGAGTGAGCTTTTTCCACTCGGTCGTGGGGTAGCGGTGAGCACCATGCCTTGTATTTGGCTCGCGCTTGTTTTGCCTGTACTAGCCCTGTTTCTTTGCTGATGAAGTCTTCCCAGATGCGTACTTGTGCCCCGTCATTGGCGTGACCGATGAAGGTGGCAAATGCCACGGCTTGTTCGTCGAGTCGGCGGGGGTTGGAGTGGGCGCTGGCAGTGCCGATTTTTGAGGTTCCGTCGGGAAAGGTTGCGATGTAGAGCCAGTGGTCTAAGGATGCGTAGGCTTGGGCTGCCGGGAGCAGGCGTGCCCCGCGGTGGATGCCGTGCATGGCTGAGAACTCGTCGAGAGCTATGCAGCGGGAGCATTGTTTGCCGGTGGTGATGGGTGCTGTGTTGGGGCAGGGGCGATGTTCGAAGCCGACGTATTGGTGGGATGCTTGTGCGTAACCGGCGCAATAGCGGTTGGTGCTCAGACCGGTTGCTTGAAGGT encodes:
- a CDS encoding Txe/YoeB family addiction module toxin — its product is MELIWSENAWEDYLWWQVQDRKTLKRINALLKDIQRNGNEGIGKPEALRNNLSGYWSRRITDEHRLVYKIVGSSVRYHYS
- a CDS encoding carboxylesterase family protein, producing MFFTISAGTTTIHPHRRGSVLEVLGIPYARAQRFEYPQPVAFESLESTFDPSQPAPAAPQYVRGGGQPDIRQSVLISEDCQNLSVIMPDDLNPGEQLPVMVYFHGGSYVVGSGDGARYNPDKLINEHRVIMVRVTYRLGILGFLGGTPERPANLGLLDAREALRWIKKNISLFGGDPDNITAFGQSAGGDLVSRLLIAEGVIDEELIHRAIIQSAPIDLIIGKEKMAGAMLTAVSQKLPVDAPHEEYGALAYKMQVQNPFRFGLERSMMAFGTQLGHYPLPAAHDLDAAYEKVAARVRVLIGSNERESAYFLPRKVPRWAFVVTEPVIRNFSWRMYAVAAQRFVRRHRESGGEATRYYLRTGFPSHRMASVHCAELGLLFDNPSWKGSDLFGGLYPCEREDQARALRNIWATFAKTGKVRTDLAQQGRLEFS
- a CDS encoding 23S rRNA (pseudouridine(1915)-N(3))-methyltransferase RlmH → MTIKIIAIGKKHEKWVSEGIDRYESRLRKPWDITWTYLPHSSLAEEQARAEESKRILDKVSNGDYLILLDERGKNLSSPELSALLNSYLGFKQIIIVIGGAYGVDDSVRQRANTVWSLSKLVFPHQLVRLILTEQIYRAGEIAHNRPYHHV
- a CDS encoding HIT domain-containing protein, which encodes MSENLAGENAAVTVDDFELPGVPDAFQRLWTPHRRAYVKTGQQDYTVHSCPFCAAPERTDEESLIVYRGEHAYVVLNLYPYNPGHLLVCPYRHIPNYDNASAEETAEIAALTQRAMKVMRGVSKADGFNIGMNQGKVGGAGVAAHLHQHVLPRWSGDTNFLPIIAGTKTMTQTLDEIRTLLAEGWADES